The Humulus lupulus chromosome 4, drHumLupu1.1, whole genome shotgun sequence genome has a window encoding:
- the LOC133830093 gene encoding F-box protein CPR1-like has protein sequence MANPEKGVVFNNFPCDSLGDVLSRLDAKSLKRCECVSKSWLSLLRTPYFIKLHLQRQLPRVVFLQKKVRKFDHTLSICDCESFAEISSRKFPFNERNYSSPLFMGSDNGVLGLFCFKTDVIHLWNPTINESKELPSFPHSTCNDSVLGLGFDPLTADFKVVRFTSLDENGVVRNDTHNLFKEGNQVWIYSLRSNSWKTMAMPNIFSDFEIPTFDIIITAGVGCSIVFNECIHWMVWFVNRTGYHQSSLGIVSFDISMENFKLLKSPQIVKLERDHGSNLANFSGCLSFFTLNEFQVAEIWVMKKYGDSDSWFKYLSVNLLSLLPNRFGQRCSYIPVGFLSNGILVISCTETDCWYCYDTKSKRLENVGERFGVSDFTTYVESTFKLNG, from the coding sequence ATGGCTAATCCAGAAAAAGGAGTGGTTTTCAACAATTTCCCTTGTGATTCTCTTGGGGACGTTCTCTCAAGACTCGACGCTAAATCTCTGAAACGGTGCGAGTGTGTCTCTAAATCTTGGCTCTCTCTGCTACGGACCCCATATTTCATCAAGCTCCACCTCCAGCGTCAACTACCTCGTGTAGTTTTCCTCCAGAAAAAGGTCAGAAAATTCGATCACACTTTATCCATTTGTGATTGTGAAAGTTTTGCTGAGATTTCTTCACGGAAATTTCCCTTTAATGAGAGGAATTATTCATCGCCATTATTTATGGGCAGTGATAATGGTGTGTTGGGCCTTTTCTGCTTTAAAACTGATGTAATTCATTTATGGAACCCCACCATTAACGAGTCTAAAGAACTGCCTAGTTTTCCTCACTCGACATGTAATGATTCTGTGCTTGGACTCGGCTTTGATCCCTTGACCGCTGATTTCAAAGTGGTAAGGTTCACATCTCTAGATGAGAACGGTGTTGTTCGCAATGACACCCATAATTTGTTCAAAGAGGGCAACCAAGTTTGGATTTATAGTTTGAGAAGCAATTCATGGAAAACAATGGCAATGCCTAACATATTTTCAGACTTTGAAATACCTACTTTTGATATAATTATTACTGCAGGTGTGGGTTGTTCCATTGTTTTTAATGAGTGCATTCATTGGATGGTTTGGTTTGTAAACAGAACTGGTTATCACCAATCATCTTTAGGGATAGTTTCTTTTGATATAAGTATGGAGAATTTCAAGCTTTTGAAGTCACCTCAAATTGTAAAACTGGAAAGAGATCATGGTAGCAACCTAGCCAACTTTTCTGGGTGTCTTTCTTTTTTCACTTTGAATGAATTCCAAGTAGCTGAGATTTGGGTTATGAAGAAATATGGTGACTCGGATTCTTGGTTCAAATATCTGTCAGTCAACTTACTCAGTCTTCTTCCAAATAGGTTTGGTCAGCGTTGTAGCTACATTCCAGTAGGTTTTCTGAGCAATGGGATTCTTGTAATTTCTTGCACTGAAACTGATTGTTGGTATTGTTATGATACCAAGAGTAAGAGGCTTGAAAATGTGGGTGAAAGATTTGGTGTGTCGGACTTCACTACATATGTTGAGAGTACTTTTAAGTTAAATGGTTGA